DNA from Rhizophagus irregularis chromosome 6, complete sequence:
TATCATTAATACCACTCCTCGCCATACCACCATAAGCAGCGAAGCATTGGAAAAAACTTCCAACTAAATTTGCTGTACCCAAGGCAACTAGCTCACGGTTGGCACTAACAGCATAATTATGTTTTGTCGCATAAGTTTTTGTGACTACAATAGATTCTACAAAACCGATAACAGATATCAAAGCAGCTGCTTCAAAACAATCCCTAAGATGAGAATGATTTGGAAAAGGGAGTTGGAAACTAGGGAATCCACCTCCTTTAATTGATCCAAGAATATCGACACCATCTTCATCCCAATTAAGAATATTACacaatattgtaaatataataacacatattaaaatttccggTGCGAATTGCACTTGTGGCCATCGtttggacaatttttttttgatgaagccagttattaaaagaaaagcaAGACTTGAGAATGAAACCATGGTAGTTAATATATGAGCATGATCAAGATGTGTAATAATATAGACAAAAGTTTCAACTGATGACGATGCGTGACCGATTCCATCCTTTGCAGCTGTCTCAGATAACTTGAACATAACCAAAAGTTGTTCGATCATAATTACAATTGCCACAGCAGAAATAAATCCACGCAAAAGAGCACGAGACAATACAGAATCCAAGAATCCTAATCGAACTATACCAAGAATAAACGTCAAAATACCCacaaaaaatgttattaaaccTGCGATTAAAATAGCAGATACTTCGTCACCCTCTTTGTCCATATATCGTTGTTGTTGTACTACAGAAGAACCTATAAGCATAGATACAAGTGCTTCTGGTCCAATAACTAATTGTCTAggtatataattaaatcagTTAGAATACAATAATGAGTAactaatttcaaataatataatattttactttgaAGTGCCAAGAAATGAATAAATGGCTCCAGGTATGACGACAGCATATAAACCATGAACAGGTGGAAGCTTTGCCAACACAGAATATGACAAAGCAGAGGGCAACAAAATGGCTGTTACAGTTAAACCGGCTAAAAAGTCTTCAATGAATATTTGTATAGAATAAGTTGGTAACCAACTGAAAACCGGAACATAATATCTAAGCCGAGTTTTGAAAGTTATCCATGAGTCACTATGTCTATTATTAGTTTGAGGAGCTAAATTTAAGAATTGTGAGAAAGTGATTTACTTGCAGAACGAATAAGAAGAGCTATTTTATGTTGAACGTAATACCTGATCCATCGGGTGCTGTAAGTGGAGTTACTTCCGTAAGTTGTTCTTCGTCAGTATCGTATTGACTaccttataattttattcgtaaaataaataatttagactCTTTTCGTACTTAGTGTAAGATAGAAGCGAATTCATACCAAACTCAGTAGGTGTCGACGATTCGCGCGGCGAATGCGacattttctttaagaaatcCTTTGTTAAGAGTAATCCGATAGAAACAAAtgaaagcttaatttttttttttttttaagggaaaTTTCTTGGCAAATATTAAGATatcgaaaatattaaaaatattgttggCTGAAATTTTGCGTCGAATAACATTTTTCAATCAACAACAGCGGATAATTCTAGGCTCGCGTAACAAACAAATCAaaggattttcaatatcagatATGCCAACTTATGTATGAGAGTATGACTCAGCCTTTTTACTAATAGGCTCAACTTTTTTAGCCTCAACTTTCTCACGGAGCCTGGATAACGAATTATAGTAATTGTCCTACGGTAGTTAGTAAGTACATGTGATAATTAGATTAAACAGATCTTTGATCTTTAATGgcaaaattagattttttagcaATGTTTTTAAAGACACGAAATAAAGCGCGAAattaagtattaatataaatttatttggcTTATTTTAGTTAACAATTTGTGCGGGttcgtaaaattttattacgaaACACTCATGAGCATTTacatatagaaaaattatgaagGAAAATATAACGATATCCAACTTTCCCACCCAATtacattaaagaaataaaaaaccaatttatataaaatgttcctccattaaaagaaaaaaaaaattaggatcGTTCACCACGAAGTCGTCTAGCGAGTTGAATATCTTTAGGTTGAATTGTAACACGTTTTGCATGAATGGCCGCTAAATTCGTATCTTCGAATAATGCAACCTAATTTCCAAAATAAGATATTTTACGATTATTAATTGATGTAATTTATGTATTATGTATATTTGTTAATACTTTTGAACTTACCAAGTAGGCTTCGGCAGCTTCCTGAAGAGCTCCAATGGCTGAACTTTGGAAACGTAAGTCAGTTTTGAAGTCTTGTGCGATTTCACGTACCAAGCGTTGGAATGGAAGCTTTCGAATCAACAGTTCAGTGGACTTTTGATAGCGTCTAATTTCTCTAAGAGCGACGGTACCTGGTCTATAACGATGCggctaataaaataaaatacagaaaataaagaataaatgtaAATGGAGGTAAGCTT
Protein-coding regions in this window:
- a CDS encoding histone H3.1 yields the protein MARTKQTARKSTGGKAPRKQLATKAARKSAPAAGGVKKPHRYRPGTVALREIRRYQKSTELLIRKLPFQRLVREIAQDFKTDLRFQSSAIGALQEAAEAYLVALFEDTNLAAIHAKRVTIQPKDIQLARRLRGERS